A stretch of the Archangium violaceum genome encodes the following:
- a CDS encoding phosphoribosyltransferase, whose amino-acid sequence MATKRATPKAPPTKAPPKGAKGTPSQKKQVEKLVSIPSDVVLAPQVEAPRHLTGRDQSRSKTSIQELSWAEFDRAVQMLARTISLSYKPQAVVGVAHGGVFVGGALSSALGCDFFPVRISRRSRDKGASKPKLTGEMPRELKGKRVLIVDDVVSSGDTLELATALARKVGAREVNTAALVARPGGFAPSFCALPTDALVVFPWDYEAVTEDGRFDVDPDKAGA is encoded by the coding sequence GTGGCCACGAAGCGGGCAACGCCCAAGGCACCGCCCACCAAGGCACCACCCAAGGGCGCGAAGGGAACGCCCTCCCAGAAGAAGCAGGTGGAGAAGCTCGTCTCCATCCCATCGGACGTGGTGCTCGCGCCCCAGGTGGAGGCGCCGCGTCACCTCACCGGGCGTGACCAGTCGCGCTCGAAGACGAGCATCCAGGAACTGTCCTGGGCGGAGTTCGACAGGGCGGTGCAGATGCTCGCGCGCACCATCAGCCTGTCCTACAAGCCCCAGGCCGTGGTGGGCGTGGCGCACGGGGGCGTGTTCGTGGGTGGGGCGCTGTCCAGCGCGCTCGGCTGCGACTTCTTTCCGGTACGCATCAGCCGCCGCAGCCGGGACAAGGGCGCGTCCAAGCCGAAGCTGACCGGGGAGATGCCGCGCGAGCTCAAGGGCAAGCGCGTGCTCATCGTGGATGACGTCGTCTCCAGCGGCGACACGCTGGAATTGGCCACCGCCCTGGCCCGGAAGGTGGGAGCCCGGGAGGTGAATACCGCGGCGCTGGTGGCCCGTCCGGGGGGCTTCGCCCCGAGCTTCTGCGCGCTGCCCACCGATGCCCTCGTCGTGTTCCCATGGGACTACGAAGCCGTCACCGAGGACGGGCGCTTCGACGTGGACCCGGACAAGGCGGGGGCCTAG
- the selB gene encoding selenocysteine-specific translation elongation factor, whose protein sequence is MIIGTAGHIDHGKTSLVKALTGIDTDRLKEEKRRGITLELGFAHLALDDGTVAGVVDVPGHERFVKAMVAGAGGVDLAVLVVAADEGVMPQTREHLDICRLLGVKAGVIALTKSDLLAELGAEWRALVEADLATLVGGTFLEGAPVVPVSSRTGEGLPQLRAALTRAAQGLPSRPSEGPAFLPVDRAFTIKGFGTVVTGTLLSGTLAVEDAVSLLPGLPGPLRVRGLQMHGEPVPKVAAGQRTAVNLTGVEPEAIARGMVLVKAGEVPETSMLDVELSLLPAAEESLPRRRKLLLHLGTAQVECTVALLDLEKLEPGETALAQLRLSAPMAALPGQRFILRGSRALPGRGATLAGGRVLSITPPRRRKGGAEVVAPLLEAGPEGQVAWLLRQAGYRGLTQQELFARSALVPRVLSRALELLGARGSVLLVDRERRLYLSGEVFEGLRARALALLAAFHEREPLREGLSREELRQRLSSELDARVFARVVQSLTDGGKVEVEKEVVRLKGRGRTLSLDEDAARTRLVADLSAAGLAPPTLNELAERLRLPATRVQELLKVAVAEGRVVRVSEELFFDVGALAGLKERLVAHLREKKEISTQAFKEMVGQSRKFVIPLSEYFDREKVTLRVGEKRVLRRA, encoded by the coding sequence ATGATCATTGGTACCGCTGGGCACATCGATCACGGCAAGACGTCACTGGTCAAGGCGCTCACCGGTATCGACACCGACAGGCTGAAGGAGGAGAAGCGTCGGGGAATCACTCTGGAGCTGGGCTTCGCGCACCTGGCGCTCGATGACGGCACGGTGGCGGGCGTGGTGGACGTGCCCGGGCACGAGCGCTTCGTCAAGGCGATGGTGGCGGGCGCTGGCGGGGTGGACCTGGCGGTGCTGGTGGTGGCCGCGGACGAGGGCGTGATGCCCCAGACGCGCGAGCACCTGGACATCTGCCGGTTGCTCGGCGTGAAGGCCGGCGTCATCGCCCTCACCAAGTCGGACCTGCTGGCGGAGCTGGGCGCCGAGTGGCGCGCGCTGGTGGAAGCGGACCTGGCCACGCTGGTGGGCGGCACCTTCCTGGAGGGCGCGCCGGTGGTCCCCGTCTCCTCGAGGACGGGGGAGGGGCTGCCCCAGCTGCGCGCCGCGCTCACCCGGGCCGCCCAGGGGCTGCCCTCGCGTCCCTCCGAGGGTCCGGCCTTCCTTCCCGTGGACAGGGCCTTCACCATCAAGGGGTTCGGCACGGTGGTGACGGGCACGCTGCTGTCCGGCACGTTGGCGGTGGAGGACGCCGTCTCCCTGCTGCCGGGCCTGCCGGGTCCCTTGCGCGTGCGAGGGCTGCAGATGCATGGCGAGCCGGTGCCGAAGGTGGCGGCGGGCCAGCGCACCGCCGTGAACCTGACGGGAGTGGAGCCCGAGGCCATCGCGCGCGGCATGGTGCTGGTGAAGGCCGGCGAGGTGCCCGAGACGTCCATGCTGGACGTGGAGTTGAGCCTGCTGCCCGCGGCCGAGGAGTCGCTTCCCCGGCGCCGCAAGCTGCTGCTGCACCTGGGCACCGCGCAGGTGGAGTGCACGGTGGCGTTGTTGGATTTGGAGAAGCTGGAGCCGGGTGAGACGGCGCTCGCGCAGCTGCGTCTCTCCGCGCCGATGGCGGCGCTGCCGGGCCAGCGCTTCATCCTCCGGGGCTCGCGCGCGCTGCCGGGCCGTGGCGCCACGCTGGCCGGTGGGCGCGTGCTGTCCATCACCCCACCGCGCCGCCGCAAGGGAGGTGCCGAGGTGGTGGCCCCTCTGCTGGAGGCGGGCCCGGAGGGGCAGGTGGCGTGGTTGCTGCGCCAGGCGGGCTACCGCGGTCTCACGCAACAGGAGCTCTTCGCCCGCTCGGCGCTGGTGCCCCGGGTGCTCTCCCGGGCGCTGGAGTTGCTCGGCGCGCGGGGCTCGGTGCTGCTGGTGGACCGGGAGCGGCGCCTCTACCTGTCGGGCGAGGTGTTCGAGGGGCTGCGGGCGCGTGCCCTGGCGCTGCTCGCGGCCTTCCACGAGCGCGAGCCGCTGCGGGAGGGCCTGTCGCGGGAGGAGCTGCGCCAGCGTCTTTCCAGCGAGCTGGACGCGCGCGTCTTCGCCCGGGTGGTGCAGTCGCTGACGGACGGAGGGAAGGTGGAGGTGGAGAAGGAGGTGGTTCGCCTCAAGGGGCGTGGCCGCACGCTGTCGCTGGACGAGGACGCGGCGCGCACCCGGCTGGTGGCGGATCTCTCCGCGGCGGGGCTCGCGCCTCCCACCCTCAACGAGCTGGCCGAGCGGCTGCGGTTGCCGGCCACCCGGGTGCAGGAGTTGCTCAAGGTGGCGGTGGCGGAGGGCAGGGTGGTCCGGGTGAGCGAGGAGCTCTTCTTCGACGTGGGGGCGCTGGCCGGGCTGAAGGAGCGGCTGGTTGCCCACCTTCGCGAGAAGAAGGAGATTTCCACCCAGGCCTTCAAGGAAATGGTCGGGCAGAGCCGGAAGTTCGTCATTCCCCTCTCGGAGTACTTCGACCGCGAGAAGGTGACGCTGCGGGTCGGAGAGAAGCGGGTGCTGCGGCGCGCATGA
- a CDS encoding ATP-binding protein → MMTKRYSESALRALVESFGNPMYVAHEGRVRVANEAYLEMLGLGREQVEGRFFLDFVRPEDRARFEVRYRQRQEGTLKETGPQRYLLPRVGGGMLEVATYVQEVELEERGRAQLINLLVLGERPAELGVAERLVETSAELVAARSEDAVRRVALAGLAGAGLSARFLARDGERFIDRDGAPPPEDGELGLRALSEGRPVFGAVQGLSTPVYLPLGTTLSEVLWVSGPGLSPSYGSVLSLFAKVVGAALTDARLLADVERGRWEMVAVAEAARFVAQPEPPSPEDFLSRLASLLGAEAVLLYAPESPEGELVLTAQVGLDGALKDVLAAQRGGLSPSVMAARGAVLSNEAEERALLEATGGRLGCGVAIRLTHGGHPRGFLQVLRPPGRPFVGADLRLLGTLSELLMTLLDQRRLRIESARQLSDTRLLLDLARTTTATLEVASILDVASDFLVKLLDVSNCFILLHDEHAGVLRGAAASVTHRDFFRGVVIPVDDPISIAARVARERRPVAIPDLSKVAEMQDRELVRRFEEKALLGLPLTSREELIGVVLLDDTRRPRAFTPAFVELAEATCGQIALAIANARLYESLWASYAELAAARAEMVKRERLAALGELSAIVAHEVRNPLGVIFNAVASLRRMLKPDGDAAMLLDILAEESDRLNRMVGDLLDYTRPREPILQHEDVPRVLQDAVDAAQAQQGGTLRISLSAEVEPDLPRVPLDRRLIRQALVNVLVNSIQAMPQGGVVQVRARREAQGSRDVLRIDVADQGCGIPTELVHRVFEPFFTTKAQGTGLGLAVVKRIIEEHHGEMTLESAPGRGTTFTFRLPLTQPTSLP, encoded by the coding sequence ATGATGACGAAGCGTTACAGCGAGTCGGCCCTGCGGGCCCTCGTCGAGTCCTTCGGTAACCCCATGTACGTGGCCCACGAGGGCCGGGTGCGTGTGGCGAACGAGGCCTACCTGGAGATGCTGGGGCTGGGTCGGGAGCAGGTGGAGGGCCGCTTCTTCCTGGACTTCGTTCGTCCGGAGGACCGGGCGCGCTTCGAGGTGCGCTACCGCCAACGCCAGGAGGGGACGCTGAAGGAGACGGGCCCCCAGCGCTACCTGCTGCCTCGGGTGGGCGGGGGGATGCTCGAGGTGGCGACCTACGTGCAGGAGGTGGAGCTGGAGGAGCGTGGCCGGGCCCAGCTCATCAACCTCCTGGTGCTGGGCGAGCGTCCGGCGGAGCTGGGGGTGGCCGAGCGCCTGGTGGAGACGTCCGCGGAGCTCGTCGCGGCGCGCTCGGAGGATGCGGTGCGGCGGGTGGCGCTGGCGGGCCTCGCGGGCGCCGGGCTCTCCGCGCGCTTCCTGGCGCGCGACGGGGAGCGTTTCATCGACCGGGACGGAGCGCCACCGCCGGAAGACGGGGAGCTGGGGCTGCGGGCGCTGTCCGAGGGCCGGCCCGTCTTCGGCGCCGTCCAGGGCCTGTCCACGCCCGTCTACCTCCCGTTGGGCACCACGCTGTCGGAGGTGCTGTGGGTGTCCGGGCCGGGGCTGTCTCCCTCGTACGGCTCGGTGCTGTCGCTCTTCGCCAAGGTGGTGGGAGCCGCCCTCACCGACGCGCGGCTGCTGGCGGACGTGGAGCGGGGCCGGTGGGAGATGGTGGCCGTGGCCGAGGCGGCGCGCTTCGTCGCCCAGCCGGAGCCTCCCTCTCCCGAGGACTTCCTCTCGCGTCTGGCCTCGTTGCTCGGCGCGGAGGCCGTGCTGCTGTACGCGCCCGAGTCGCCCGAGGGGGAGCTGGTCCTCACGGCGCAGGTGGGCCTGGACGGCGCGCTGAAGGACGTGCTCGCCGCGCAGCGGGGCGGCCTGTCGCCGTCCGTGATGGCGGCCCGGGGCGCGGTGCTCTCCAACGAGGCCGAGGAGCGCGCGCTGTTGGAGGCCACGGGCGGGCGCCTGGGCTGTGGCGTGGCGATCCGCCTGACGCATGGGGGCCATCCGCGAGGGTTCCTCCAGGTGCTGCGTCCGCCGGGGCGTCCCTTCGTCGGGGCGGACCTGCGGCTGCTGGGCACGTTGTCCGAGTTGCTGATGACGCTGTTGGATCAGCGGCGCCTGCGCATCGAGTCCGCCCGGCAGCTCTCCGACACGCGCCTGCTGTTGGACCTGGCCCGCACCACCACCGCCACGCTGGAGGTGGCCAGCATCCTGGACGTGGCCTCGGACTTCCTCGTCAAGCTGCTGGATGTCTCCAACTGCTTCATCCTGCTGCACGACGAGCACGCGGGCGTCCTGCGCGGCGCCGCCGCCTCCGTCACCCACCGCGACTTCTTCCGCGGCGTGGTGATTCCGGTGGACGATCCCATCAGCATCGCCGCGCGCGTGGCCCGCGAGCGACGGCCCGTCGCCATTCCGGACCTGTCGAAGGTCGCGGAGATGCAGGACCGGGAGCTCGTCCGCCGCTTCGAGGAAAAGGCCCTGCTGGGCCTGCCGCTCACCTCGCGCGAGGAGCTCATCGGCGTGGTGCTGCTGGACGACACCCGCCGGCCGCGCGCCTTCACCCCCGCCTTCGTCGAGCTGGCCGAGGCCACGTGTGGGCAGATTGCCCTGGCCATCGCCAACGCCCGCCTCTACGAGTCGCTCTGGGCCTCCTACGCGGAGCTGGCCGCGGCCCGCGCGGAGATGGTCAAGCGCGAGCGCCTGGCCGCGCTCGGCGAGCTGTCCGCCATCGTCGCCCACGAGGTGCGCAATCCCCTGGGCGTCATCTTCAACGCGGTGGCCTCGCTGCGCCGCATGCTCAAGCCCGACGGCGACGCGGCCATGCTGCTGGACATCCTCGCGGAGGAGAGTGACCGGCTCAACCGCATGGTGGGGGATCTGCTGGACTACACCCGCCCGCGCGAACCCATTCTGCAGCATGAGGACGTGCCCCGCGTGCTGCAGGACGCGGTGGATGCCGCGCAGGCCCAGCAGGGCGGCACCCTCCGTATCTCCCTGTCCGCCGAGGTGGAGCCGGACCTGCCCCGCGTGCCGTTGGACCGACGCCTCATCCGCCAGGCGCTCGTCAACGTGCTGGTCAACTCCATCCAGGCCATGCCACAGGGCGGGGTGGTGCAGGTGCGCGCCCGCCGCGAGGCCCAGGGGAGCAGGGACGTGCTGCGCATCGACGTGGCGGACCAGGGCTGCGGCATCCCCACCGAGCTCGTGCACCGGGTCTTCGAGCCCTTCTTCACCACCAAGGCCCAGGGCACGGGCCTGGGCCTCGCCGTGGTCAAGCGCATCATCGAGGAGCACCACGGGGAGATGACCCTGGAGAGTGCTCCGGGCCGTGGCACCACCTTCACCTTCCGTCTACCCCTCACCCAGCCGACGAGTCTGCCGTGA
- a CDS encoding complex I subunit 4 family protein, whose translation MSFFETHLLNLVVYLPLLFAALICLLPSGERGQIRTITFIGMLVDLVFGVWAYLRFQPGGAEFQLEYRTRWLEQLGVSYHIGVDGLAISLILLTVFLGPLVVMASQTYITERVKEFHLALLVLQTVMLGALVSLDVLLFYIFWEAMLIPMYLLVGVWGAEDRQMAAVKFFLYTLVGSLLMLVAIVALYFISSTPGNRSFDYATIYNSLLAANREISTCMGDGDCSRLTGMASILYRWGPWMFAAFALAFAIKVPMWPVHTWLPDAHVQAPVAGSMILAGVMLKMGTFGFWRFAIPFFPAAAQQARPFLAVLAVIGIVYGALMCLAQRDIKKLIAYSSVSHLGYCMLGMLAFTGEGATGSAYQMLNHGVSTGALFLLFGFLYERRHTRLMSDYGGIAKVLPVFTTAFLIITFSSVAVPGTNGFVGEFLVLLGTFKSSLGLGFGVFAALGVILGAAYMLWMVQKVFFGPLTHRENQHLSDLNLREFATVLPFLVLVVVMGLMPQPFLDRINPSTERFVSRASLGIPHSRVQPSDVRITVMDLPPSGMAAAPNALPAGPLADRR comes from the coding sequence ATGAGCTTCTTCGAAACCCATCTGCTCAACCTCGTCGTCTACCTGCCGCTGCTGTTCGCGGCGCTCATCTGCCTGCTGCCCTCCGGAGAGCGCGGGCAGATCCGCACCATCACGTTCATCGGCATGCTGGTGGACCTGGTGTTCGGTGTGTGGGCCTACCTGCGCTTCCAGCCGGGCGGCGCCGAGTTCCAGCTCGAGTACCGCACCCGGTGGCTGGAGCAGCTCGGGGTCAGCTACCACATCGGCGTGGATGGCCTGGCCATCAGCCTCATCCTGCTGACCGTCTTCCTGGGGCCCCTGGTGGTGATGGCCTCGCAGACGTACATCACCGAGCGCGTGAAGGAGTTCCACCTCGCGCTGCTCGTGCTGCAGACGGTGATGCTGGGGGCGCTGGTGTCCCTGGACGTGCTGCTCTTCTACATCTTCTGGGAGGCGATGCTCATCCCCATGTACCTGCTGGTGGGCGTGTGGGGCGCCGAGGATCGCCAGATGGCGGCGGTGAAGTTCTTCCTCTACACGCTGGTGGGCTCGCTGCTGATGCTGGTGGCGATCGTCGCGCTCTACTTCATCAGCAGCACGCCGGGGAACCGCTCCTTCGACTACGCCACCATCTACAACAGCCTGCTGGCCGCCAACCGGGAGATCTCCACCTGCATGGGTGACGGGGACTGCTCGCGGCTCACGGGCATGGCCAGCATCCTGTACCGTTGGGGTCCGTGGATGTTCGCCGCCTTCGCCCTGGCCTTCGCCATCAAGGTGCCGATGTGGCCGGTGCACACGTGGTTGCCGGACGCCCACGTCCAGGCGCCCGTGGCGGGCTCGATGATCCTCGCCGGCGTCATGCTGAAGATGGGTACCTTCGGCTTCTGGCGCTTCGCCATCCCGTTCTTCCCGGCGGCCGCGCAGCAGGCCCGGCCCTTCCTGGCCGTGCTGGCGGTGATTGGCATCGTCTACGGCGCGCTCATGTGCCTGGCGCAGCGGGACATCAAGAAGCTCATCGCCTACTCCTCGGTGAGCCACCTGGGTTACTGCATGCTGGGCATGCTCGCCTTCACCGGAGAGGGCGCCACCGGTAGCGCCTACCAGATGCTCAACCACGGCGTGTCCACGGGCGCGCTGTTCCTCCTGTTCGGCTTCCTGTACGAGCGGCGCCACACCCGCCTGATGTCGGACTACGGCGGCATCGCCAAGGTGCTGCCGGTGTTCACGACGGCCTTCCTCATCATCACCTTCTCGTCCGTGGCGGTGCCGGGTACCAACGGCTTCGTGGGTGAGTTCCTGGTGCTGCTGGGTACCTTCAAGAGCAGCCTGGGCCTGGGCTTCGGCGTGTTCGCGGCCCTGGGCGTCATCCTCGGCGCGGCCTACATGCTGTGGATGGTGCAGAAGGTGTTCTTCGGCCCGCTCACCCACCGTGAGAACCAGCACCTGTCGGACCTGAACCTGCGCGAGTTCGCCACGGTGCTGCCCTTCCTCGTCCTGGTGGTGGTGATGGGCCTGATGCCCCAGCCCTTCCTGGACCGAATCAACCCGTCCACCGAGCGTTTCGTCAGCCGCGCCAGCCTCGGCATCCCCCACAGCCGGGTGCAGCCGAGCGACGTGCGGATCACGGTGATGGACCTGCCCCCCTCGGGCATGGCCGCCGCCCCCAACGCCCTGCCGGCGGGTCCCCTCGCCGACCGGCGCTAG
- a CDS encoding sigma-54-dependent transcriptional regulator, whose translation MDDQRNMRATTALLLRSEGYSVSESANGEEALTTLSGGGVDLMLTDLKMEPMDGLTLLKKALEVAPRLQVIMMTAFGSIESAVEAMRQGAFDYVTKPFKEGELRYRVERALERARLQATVDMLAGEFNERHGLSALVGGSPAMRELTSRLVRVAQSDATVLVQGESGTGKELVARAVHAHSRRKDKAFVPVNCAAISETLLESELFGHAKGAFTGAVRARRGLVEEADGGTLFIDEVTETTPAFQSKLLRTLQDGEVRRVGESTPVKVDVRIVAATNRDIELEVQEKRFRQDLYYRLNVVTLRVPPLRERLEDVPALAKHFLERANARSPNPKRLSAAAVEHLMGYSFPGNVRELENLVEQAAALAEGEELLPEDFPLRPSARVAASGSLGAPPAPSNTDTSTQIPTLAEAVEEAERRAIAQALERHGMDLGRVAEELGVSSTTLWRKMKRLNLRPLGGEHRD comes from the coding sequence GTGGACGACCAGCGCAACATGCGAGCCACCACGGCGCTCCTCCTGCGTTCCGAGGGCTACTCCGTGTCCGAGTCCGCCAATGGCGAGGAAGCGCTCACGACCCTATCGGGCGGCGGCGTGGACCTGATGTTGACGGACCTGAAGATGGAGCCCATGGACGGGCTCACGCTCCTCAAGAAGGCCCTGGAGGTGGCGCCTCGCCTGCAGGTCATCATGATGACGGCCTTCGGCTCCATCGAGAGCGCGGTGGAGGCCATGCGCCAGGGGGCGTTCGACTACGTCACCAAGCCCTTCAAGGAGGGCGAGCTGCGCTACCGGGTGGAGCGCGCGCTGGAGCGGGCCCGGCTGCAGGCGACGGTGGACATGCTCGCCGGCGAATTCAACGAGCGCCACGGCCTGAGCGCGCTGGTGGGTGGCAGTCCGGCCATGCGCGAGCTGACGTCGCGCCTGGTGCGCGTGGCGCAGAGCGACGCCACGGTGCTGGTGCAGGGCGAGAGCGGTACGGGCAAGGAGCTCGTCGCCCGCGCGGTGCACGCGCACAGCCGGCGCAAGGACAAGGCCTTCGTCCCCGTCAACTGCGCCGCCATCTCCGAGACGCTGCTGGAGAGCGAGCTGTTCGGCCACGCCAAGGGCGCCTTCACCGGCGCGGTGCGGGCCCGCCGCGGTCTCGTCGAGGAGGCGGACGGCGGCACCCTCTTCATCGACGAGGTGACGGAGACGACGCCCGCCTTCCAGTCCAAGCTGCTGCGCACGCTCCAGGACGGCGAGGTGCGGCGCGTGGGTGAGTCCACTCCCGTGAAGGTGGATGTGCGAATCGTCGCCGCCACCAACCGGGACATCGAGCTGGAGGTGCAGGAGAAGCGCTTCCGGCAGGATCTGTACTACCGGCTCAACGTGGTGACGTTGCGCGTGCCGCCCCTGCGCGAGCGCCTGGAGGACGTGCCGGCCCTGGCCAAGCACTTCCTCGAGCGCGCCAACGCGCGCAGCCCGAATCCCAAGCGCCTGTCGGCGGCGGCGGTGGAGCACCTGATGGGCTACAGCTTCCCCGGCAACGTGCGCGAGCTGGAGAACCTGGTGGAGCAGGCGGCGGCCCTGGCCGAGGGCGAGGAGCTGTTGCCCGAGGACTTCCCCCTGCGCCCCAGCGCTCGCGTGGCGGCCAGTGGCTCCCTGGGGGCTCCACCCGCTCCCTCCAACACCGACACCAGCACGCAGATACCCACACTGGCCGAAGCGGTGGAGGAGGCCGAGCGTCGGGCGATTGCCCAGGCCCTGGAGCGGCACGGCATGGACCTGGGCCGCGTCGCCGAGGAGCTGGGCGTTTCCTCGACCACGCTGTGGCGGAAGATGAAGCGTCTCAACCTCCGTCCGCTCGGGGGCGAGCACCGGGACTGA
- a CDS encoding NADH-quinone oxidoreductase subunit N, producing MNLPNLTSADFLPLIPAIILVVGACTLLISEVFLSAHASRGYQAVLSTATSVIAGIVSLSLLTEPAREVFLGFGALDPFSSFLTFIVCVALALASLTAAGFLRTRGAERGEFYALMLFSGAGMSLLGLSNELITLFVNVEVLSIATYALTSYLRRGTRPSEAGFKYFILGAFSSAVLLYGSALLYGATGTTLLSEMVQPLRNAMGDNRSALVYTGAVLVAAGFAFKVAAVPFHMWTPDVYEGAPTPVTALMSAGVKAAAFVAMVRVFVTVGSGINAKLPFVIFSTLALLTMVGGNLLALPQRNVKRMLAYSSIAHAGYLLLGVAALFVVQPGQEFKLLGATALVGASPEAMARVEALRGILFYLLAYTVTAVGAFGIISMLERREDEEKGTAWDLERFSGLAQRRPGWAFAMAAFMLSLAGIPPTVGFLGKLILFRAAVDAGLVGLTIVAVLASAAGAYYYLRVVVYMYMRPVPEGANILERNWMTEFALVVSTVAVVVLGIVPGPVAEWIAQAGTLLSR from the coding sequence ATGAACCTGCCCAACCTCACCTCGGCAGACTTCCTCCCGCTCATCCCCGCCATCATCCTGGTGGTGGGCGCGTGCACCCTGCTGATTTCGGAGGTATTCCTCTCCGCCCACGCGTCGCGCGGCTACCAGGCGGTGCTGTCCACCGCCACGTCCGTCATCGCCGGCATCGTGTCGCTGTCGCTGCTCACCGAGCCGGCCCGCGAGGTGTTCCTCGGCTTCGGGGCGCTGGATCCCTTCTCCAGCTTCCTGACGTTCATCGTCTGCGTGGCGCTGGCGCTGGCGTCGCTCACCGCGGCCGGCTTCCTGCGTACGCGCGGAGCCGAGCGCGGTGAGTTCTACGCGCTGATGCTCTTCTCGGGCGCGGGCATGAGCCTGCTGGGACTGTCCAACGAGCTCATCACCCTCTTCGTCAACGTCGAGGTGCTCTCCATCGCCACGTACGCGCTGACGTCCTACCTGCGGCGCGGCACGCGGCCGAGCGAGGCCGGCTTCAAGTACTTCATCCTCGGTGCCTTCTCCTCGGCGGTGCTGCTCTACGGCTCGGCGCTGCTGTACGGGGCCACCGGCACGACGCTGCTGTCGGAGATGGTGCAGCCGCTGCGCAACGCGATGGGCGACAACCGCTCGGCGCTCGTCTACACGGGCGCGGTGCTGGTGGCCGCCGGCTTCGCCTTCAAGGTGGCCGCGGTGCCCTTCCACATGTGGACGCCGGACGTGTACGAGGGCGCGCCCACCCCCGTCACCGCGCTCATGAGCGCGGGCGTGAAGGCCGCCGCCTTCGTCGCCATGGTGCGCGTGTTCGTCACCGTGGGCAGCGGCATCAACGCCAAGCTGCCCTTCGTCATCTTCTCCACCCTGGCGCTGCTCACCATGGTGGGTGGCAACCTGCTGGCCCTCCCGCAGCGCAACGTGAAGCGCATGCTGGCCTACTCCTCCATCGCCCACGCCGGCTACCTGCTGCTGGGCGTGGCGGCCCTCTTCGTGGTGCAGCCGGGCCAGGAGTTCAAGCTGCTCGGCGCCACCGCGCTGGTCGGCGCCAGCCCCGAGGCCATGGCCCGCGTCGAGGCCCTGCGCGGCATCCTCTTCTACCTGCTCGCCTACACCGTCACCGCGGTGGGCGCCTTCGGCATCATCTCCATGCTGGAGCGCCGCGAGGACGAGGAGAAGGGCACCGCGTGGGACCTGGAGCGCTTCAGCGGCCTGGCGCAGCGTCGCCCGGGTTGGGCCTTCGCCATGGCGGCCTTCATGCTGTCGCTGGCCGGCATTCCGCCCACTGTCGGCTTCCTCGGCAAGCTCATCCTCTTCCGCGCCGCCGTCGACGCGGGCCTCGTCGGCCTCACCATCGTCGCGGTGCTCGCCAGCGCGGCCGGCGCCTATTACTACCTGCGCGTGGTCGTCTACATGTACATGCGGCCCGTGCCCGAGGGCGCGAACATCCTGGAGCGCAACTGGATGACCGAGTTCGCCCTGGTGGTCTCCACCGTCGCCGTGGTGGTGCTCGGCATCGTCCCCGGCCCCGTGGCCGAGTGGATCGCCCAGGCCGGCACGCTGCTCAGCCGCTGA